A genomic segment from Vicinamibacteria bacterium encodes:
- a CDS encoding metalloregulator ArsR/SmtB family transcription factor: MFRAFSDRTRLRILNLLKDGELCVADLVVILGVGQPKASRHLSYLRRAGLVEVRDHGVWKFYRLAPASTTFHEQLLRCLGGCFHDVPELAEDLARAARLRKSGGCCTA, encoded by the coding sequence ATGTTCCGGGCGTTCTCGGACCGCACCCGGCTCCGAATCCTGAACCTCCTGAAGGACGGGGAGCTATGCGTTGCGGACCTGGTGGTCATCCTCGGAGTGGGTCAGCCCAAAGCGTCCCGCCACCTGTCCTACCTGCGGAGGGCTGGGCTCGTCGAAGTCCGCGACCATGGAGTCTGGAAGTTCTATCGGCTCGCTCCCGCCAGCACGACTTTCCACGAGCAGCTCCTCCGCTGCTTGGGGGGCTGTTTCCACGACGTCCCCGAGCTCGCCGAAGACCTGGCTCGCGCGGCGCGCCTCCGCAAAAGCGGCGGCTGTTGCACGGCGTAA